From the genome of Solanum lycopersicum chromosome 7, SLM_r2.1:
TGTACCACTCttaatcaagaaaaaatggGCATATTTTATCCAACTTGttcttctttaattatatataattagtttattaataCATGTGGCAATCATGTATCCATCTACAAAAGATTCTATTTTTTTAGTGGGATTGTACAAGATACTCAAAAAAATCTTGTCCTATTTTTTGCAAGTTGGGTATTTTTGAGGtacaaaattcatttttttttccttctatgtAGTTTTTCAGTAAGGAAGTTTCCTATTTTGACTCTTTCTTGGGTCATCTCTGATTTCTTCTTGTTTGGTttgtttttaaatgtttatgAATTGTCATCATGGGTCTTCTGTATAATTTGATGTGGGGCACACATTccattttcttgataaaaactaaaaagatgGTATTTTTAGAACCCCTTATTGAAAACCTTGAAATGTTGGGCTCTGACTTGTATGTCTTGTGTTTTGGTGATTACCAGAAGTTTCTGGAAGAAATATTGGTGATGtaaattgatgttttgaagAGATGGAGGCGGAGCTAGAGTTTTAGCTACGGTTTTGTGGTAAGAAAGAAATTTGTTGAATGTctgtaaattatttatttatatagaattCAAAACTCGTAAACTCAAAATTTTGGATCCGTCTTTGTGTGAAGTAGGCAGTTTTTGGGATGGAGGCTTATTTGAGGAAGAGAGTGTTTCTGTTGTTGGTTTCATGGATATGGGTGCCTTTGGCTGTACTTGGAGGGACTGGGAATAACACAACAAATGCAACTGCTCCTTTATCTTCCTTTTCTAGGCCTAAGGTGGTGAATGTTGGAGCTTTGTTTACTGCTAATTCTGTTATTGGAAGGTCAGCTGAGCCAGCTCTTGTAGCTGCTATAAATGATGTTAACTCAGATTATAGCATTCTCAGAGGAACCAAGTTGAACCTCATTTTTCAGGATACAAATTGCAGTGGATTTGTCGGCACTGTTGATGGTAAACACTTTTCTCCTCTActataagaaaattatcaaGTGTAAGTACTATACTTCATTCTCAGTAGTTTGGGCACTGTTAAGTGTGCGCTAGAGTCGGTTGGGGAATGAATTGATGGTCTGCTTTTATGAAACTTTTGATATGCTTATATGGACTAGAGCAATCCTTAAGTCCAGGTGTCATATCTTTACGTCATCTTATACCCTGTTCTCGCTGTCTATAATTTGGTGTCCTATACATTCAATTAAGTTGTACTGGAAGAATGAATGTGAATGCAGTGGAATGGCTACAAAGTAGTTATATAGTCTACCGAAATTAAATTGTGATTGAGGTGTAGTTGATTGATTTGATATGCATTCATTAAgtttagatgaagacatgctcATTTAATCAGAATTTCTGTATGCAACAACAGCAACATAtctagtgtaatcccacaagtgaggtCTGAATTTCTGTGTGCTGTAGCTTAATATGAAAACTCAATGGGACGTGCTAGAGTTTAGACTGGTAgcgaaagaaataaagaagcaaATTTTAGTTCATGGCCTGTTTTTGAATTCACAAATAGTTCAATGTCTTGTAGCACTAGTGTTTCACAGACAAGAGATCTTGTTTAAAAGCTCAACTAAGGCGAACCTTCCTGTCACATTTAAATTAGTACTACTATTTACTAGTAGCAATgcctatttctttctttttttctttgccCTTGCTTGTATTTTACAGGCATCCTTGCCTTGTAGCTTTGCAGCTGATGGAGAAAGAAGTAATTGCTGCAATCGGTCCACAATCCTCGGGAATAGCACATGTGATTTCCCATGTTATGAATGAACTTCAGGTCCCTCTTCTGTCTTTTGCCACGGACCCTACTCTATCCTCTCTGCAGTACTCGTATTTTCTTAGAACTGTTCCAAATGATCACTTCCAAATGCATGCTATAGCTGATGTGGTTGATTATTTTGGATGGAAAGAGGTTATAGCCAtatttgttgatgatgataatggTAGAAATGGGATATCTGTGTTGGGTGATGCTCTCGCAAAGAAGCGTGCTAAGCTCACTTACAAAGCAGCCTTTTCTCCTGAAGCAAATAGTAGTGAGATTGATGATTTGTTAGTCAGTGTGAACCTTATGGAGGCACGAGTATTTGTTGTTCATGTAAATCCTGATACTGGGCTATCAATCTTTTCAAAGGCAAAGAATTTGGGAATGATGGTTGGTGGCTATGTTTGGATCACTACTGATTGGCTTCCATCGTTTTTGGATTCTTCTGATTCAGTTAATCCAGAAACTATGGATCTTATTCAGGGTGTTGTAGCACTTCGACATCACACCGCTGATTCTGATCAGAAAAAGAAGTTTGCATCGCGATGGAAAAACTTTAAGAATGTTGAAACTTCAAGTTTTAATTCTTACGCACTCTATGCTTATGATACCATTTGGCTACTTGCCCGAGCTCTCGACCTTTACTTCAAAAATGGTGGAAAGATTACCTTCTCTGATGACCCCAGGCTACGTGATACAAATGGGAGTGCTCTGCATTTGTCATCCATGCAAGTTTTTGACCAAGGACAGAAATTATTCCAGACACTCATTGGCATGAACTTCACAGGTCTAAGTGGCCAGATTCAGTTTGATTCTGAGAAAAATTTGGGTCGTCCAGCATATGATGTTCTTAACATTGGTGGAACAGGATCACGCACCGTAGGTTATTGGTCAAACTATTCTAGTCTATCAGTTGTACCTCCAGAGATTTTATACTCAAAACCTCCAAACACTTCAACCAGTACCCAACATCTATACAATGTCATATGGCCGGGAGAAATGGTAACTCAACCTCGAGGATGGGTGTTCCCACATAATGGAAAGCCTCTAAGAATTGTCGTGCCTTACCGTGTTACTTTTAAAGAGTTTGTGCATAAAGATAAAGGACCTTCTGGGGTAAAAGGATATTGCATTGATGTTTTTGAGGCTGCCATAGATTTGTTGCCTTACGCCGTTCCTCATGTCTATATTCTGTATGGAGATGGCCAGAGAAACCCCTCTTTCAAAAATTTGGTGAATGACGTCGTCGCAAATGTGAGTTCTTGATTGTGTTATCCACTTTTCTGCATTGACTAATTATGATGATATAATTTGATCAGACTaacttaatatttctttaatttacGTTTGTTTACTAGTTACCACAATAGGAAtactaataaattttgaatgtgATGCTGAAACATTTTTTATGATTACTTATATAAGGATACATTTTGCATCTTAGAAATATGATGCAGCTGTTGGAGATGTCACGATTACTACAAACCGCACAAGGATTGTGGACTTCACACAACCTTACATGGAGTCTGGACTCGTCGTAGTTGCTCCTATCAAAGAGCTGAAATCCAGTGCATGGGCTTTCCTTCAGCCATTTACTCTCCAAATGTGGTGCGTAACTGGGGTATTCTTTCTCTTCGTTGGAACTGTCGTTTGGATTCTTGAGCATCGACATAATCCTGAATTCCGTGGTTCGCCAAGGCAACAACTTGTTACAGTTTTTTGGTTAGTAACTCAATCTTATAACCTCTTGTTGTAGAATCAAATGCATACTTTATGTGAAATTTTGCTTCACTGAATGTTCTCGAAGGAAGTGCCTTCATGTGGAACAACTTCTTGTTGCATCGTGAATTCATGTATTTGAATTATAAGTCTAAAGAAACAGCTTTGGAGATAAATAGAgatatttattattaagaaCATTTGCATTCAATCACAACACAGTTGACACTGGTGCTAAGATTCGGTTTTCTCTTTCAGGTTTAGTTTCTCAACAATGTTTTTCGCACACAGTGAGTACATCCTCTTCGATTTGTTTTTTTGAGATCTTCCATATTGTGACTGAAAGCTTGTCCTAACATAGCTGACACTGTTCCTTGTGTGATCTAATAGGAGAAAACACAATGAGCACCTTGGGACGCTTAGTGCTGATCTTTTGGCTCTTTGTGGTTCTAATCATCAATTCGAGCTATACAGCTAGCTTGACATCTATCCTGACAGTGAGGCAGCTGTCATCAGGAATTCAAGGAATCGACAGTTTAATTGCTAGTTCTGATCCAATTGGAGTTCAGGATGGCTCATTTGCCTATAGCTACCTCATTGAAGAGCTAGGTGTTTTAGAATCACGACTCCGTATATTGAAAACAGAAGATGAATATACCAGTGCCCTGGAGAAAGGTCCACAAGGTGGTGGCGTTGCTGGCATTGTGGACGAGCTTCCTTATGTTGAGCTCTTCTTATCCAACAGCAATTGCGTATTCAGGACAGTAGGACAGGAGTTCACGAAAGGCGGATGGGGCTTTGTAAGTTAATCTTTTCCTTAGCATCACTCAACAGACATCAAGTTGCCTATCGAAAACAGCCTCTCTGCCTtccaaggtaggggtaaggtctgtgtacactctaccctccccagaccccacttgtgggattacactaggCTTGTTGATATCGTTGTAGTTGTATATGCACAAACAATCTATTTCGAGCTGATCTTCACTATCCATGATCAGGCATTTCAAAGGGACTCTCCTCTGGCTGTTGATTTATCAACTGCAATCCTTCAACTGTCAGAAAACGGCGAACTCCAAAGGATCCATGACAAATGGCTATCTAAAAAAGTTTGCTCTTCACAAAGCAACCAAGCTGATGATTCTCAACTTTCACTCAAAAGCTTCTGGGGCCTATTTCTCATATGTGCTGTTGCTTGTTTTCTTGCTCTTGTCGCGTTTTTCTACAGGGTATACTGTCAATTCCGGAGGTATGACCCCGAGCCAGAAGACCAGGAGATCAGTGAACCTGAATCTGTACGTCCTAGTAGGCGTACACTACGCTCTGTGAGCTTTAGGGACTTGATGACCTTTGTTGACAGAAGAGAAAGTGAAATTAAGGATATACTCAAGAGGAAGAGTATTGACAGCAAGAAACATCAAGGTCAGAGCTCAGATGCACAACCAAGCTCGCCTGTTTGAATCAACGATTCATTCGTTGGCTTGCTTGTTTCTTGCTCAGTGCAATGTACCTATGGTTAATATGTAAATGATGCATACGTAATTCCTCATCGAATAAccttcattttcaatttttcacacACAGAAGGCTAGGTACGTTAGAAGGGGAAAAAATGTATTTGTATACTAGTAGGAGAGAAGATAGATGGAAAAAAAATGGTTAACATTTGTACTTAATTGTCATATAATGATAGTAATTGTTAAAATTTAGATCAACTTTGCTTGTTTTTCCAGTAAGTTTGTCTCATGTTCAGTTAATACTATTAGATATGATACCCAATTTGTTCAGTTATTTGATTTAAGTTCTAACATAATATTGGTGAAGTACGTGTGTTTGAACCATTAATTAGATCAAGTTAATCATGAACCTCTATATGTTATAAGAGCTCCCAAAACAAAGGCGGCtcgaggactcaagcctcagaCCTCTAGTAATACAGACTTTCATGACTAGAAATCAACGATCTTAAGGTTAGAGGTGGAGGATACTTATCATATGAGCAACTCATCTTATCTatctttttttaagtttaaacgAGGCAAAAGAAGAGTTTCTAGATTTTTTTTGGGAGAAATGTCAAAAATCCACTTTTTAAGCCTAAACTAATACTCTCTTCGTCCCAAAATTTTAATgtcatcttaatttttttaaaaattgtataaaaataaatatgtcttTTCAATTTTACCCTTATAGCACTCCATCTTTGTAGTagacaaataatattttgattttcaaaagacaTACTAATAAATAGAAGTAGGTCAATATAATAAactagaaaattttatttattagtttcttttcaacgttcaatcaattttatttagtataagtataaaatcaaataaaaatacctcaaactaaaatataaaagaccttgcattatttttcaattttataattaaatactatatattaaaaagtagAGCTTCCCACGAAACATAAACATGTGTGCACGCACATGGTACATCATTagaatcataataataaaattccTCATTAGTGAATTATGGGCataaagaataaagagaaaTGACAAGCACTAAACAAAATATGTATACAAAAAAAAGGgagatgaatatatatatataaagatgttTTAACGAATCAATTCCACTCACatgcaatttttaaaattaattttttcttttcttatctaAACCTGTTAGATTATGTAATGTCAAATTGCCAGACAATTTCAAACCCAACTAATTTATCTTCAatagattaattaatataaaattagtttaATGTCTCTTCGTTAGGTTTCGTAAGTGGACACAAGGAgaatcaaattatattatatgcaGACATgtatttaattagaatttttaaaaCCTTATGTTTaactatattttgaatatttttttcaaaaaaaatatatagatctTACACAGAATCATATTTTATCATCCTCTCAAACCTAAGGAGTAGGTGAAATATGTGTACACATGAGAAAGATTTCTTGGTTACCAAGTTCGAGGTCGAACTTGGAGAGAGGTCTCTAGATTATCTATCTTATTTTTATGCAATTATATTATGTATGCATATCAAATAATACCatgaatatgtattttttataaataaaaaattaaaagggttATAAATTTTAGAGATCTTCCTTCAAGTTTAAGTACATACGATTATCGTTActttataaaagataataaataattcgtTGTTAAACTACATCAATGATACTTTGTTcgatcatttttatttgtcacatTTCACTTTGGAAGAATCAGACTATATGGATTTCAACCGATATATTAAGATATGTTCGTTCATCGTATGATTttcaaacatataaattttaaatattttaatttgtttcacTTAAAACTCTAAAAATGAATCAAAGTAATTTTTGTAATATGAAACAAATATATCCCCATAATTCATAGAAAAtgcaggtaattttttttttttttttgcagtgaCCAAGTAGATCCACAAACGAtggggaaaaagaaaaaaaaacgtaGATCCACAAACATTTCCCTCATTCCAATAAGTACTAATTTACCATTTCATCGATCCAAAAAGAAGATATAGACCAGGACATAATCTGACCTTCTGTTcgtacacacacaaaaaaaaggaaaaatacatcaaaaataaatatattttttaagctAATATTTATGACCTTCGGAACGCGCATATATTCTGCGTGACATAATATACGTAAGAGGTTACATCGGACAAAAATTATCAATGTCATGTAGGACTAATTTgactatttgtttaattttatacaaatttaagtgtgtATAAGTATATCATATGAGACTAATTAAAAGACAcgtttatatataatatgtcaaaatataaaaaacagtCAACTCTTCTATGTAACGCTGGTAACCGTTATCCAATTTTCCCTTAAccccataaaaataattaattaaataacttatagacaaaaaagaaaatatgtgaGTGTGTGAAAAGTCTCTTTATTTCACTATTTTCATGGTGTCCTTAAACTTAGTGTAAGCTCCTTTTGAGGgtatttctcaaaattcaattcaaaaaccATAAACAAACACAAATCATGAGGAAGTGTATACTGCTTTGCTACAGAAGAATGTTCAAGCTGaacaaaaagaggaaaataaTTTGCAGAGTAGCATCACTTCAAAAGTACGTAAAGTCATTTTGGAACAAAATTGTTGGTTGTTGTATTGGTTATAAGTCCATTAAGTATAGAAAATTGTCACACCGCCACCATTCCTCTTCCATCAACACCACCACCACCGCGACCCCCTCGCCATCTGGCAGGGCGGTTTCCGCCACATTGGAGGATTTGGttgccttgaagatatgtttATTGGGTGATAACCAAATTGGCAAGACAAGTTTCTTggttagtcttttttttttcttttttagtctgtCTGTcagtttcaaaagtctttctttttttgttcgTGTTACTAATGTATGTTGATTAAAGACAAAGTATGTAGGAAAGGAGAGTACTTCAACAACAGGGTTAAATCAAATGGATAAAATTTTGTGTGTTAAAGGGGCAAGAATCTCATATACATTATGggaagttcaaggtatattatATGTGTTAAAAGtttgataaattttgaattctgaATCAATAATTACGTGCAATTTCACTTAAGTGTTCTGGATTGGTATGATAACAATGCAGGTGATGTTTCCGCATCTACTCAGATTTCAACAGCTTGTAAAGACTCTGTAGCAATTTTATTCATGTTTGATCTCACAAGTCGACGTACACTGAAGAGGTATACATTTATTCGAATGAAAAATCTATAATAATTCTTCATCACAGGAAGTGCTAAAAATTGTTTTGATGATAAACTGACAGTGTAATTAGTTGGTATCAACAAGCACGACAATGGAATCAGGTAAAAATCATGTTTTCTTCTCtgtttctttcttcattatgaAATGTTTCAATGGTATAGTAATTAATTTGAGTTGAATTTGTTGGTTTTCAGACGGCAATTCCAGTATTGATTGGGACAAAGTTTGATGATTTTGTGCAGTTACCATTAGATGTGCAATGGACCATTGCAAATCAGGTATCATCCTCATCTTCTTAGTTTCGCTTCATTTATAAGTCATGAGTTTAAGCCGTACGTACGTACTAGAAACATGATACTCCTATATAACAATTTTCGTTAATCAGAAGAACACTTTTGATCCAGAAACATGAAATATAACAACTTTCATTAATAAGAAGTCATTTTTGATCTAATAGTTTGATGGAAGCGGTAGTTTTGAgctgaaatataatttaatggtAAATATGAGTCATTAcggatagtttaagggtatttttgacacTTTTCCTTTTAGTCTATGTGACAGAAACCTTATTGTTGTGCAATATGGC
Proteins encoded in this window:
- the LOC101252791 gene encoding glutamate receptor 3.4 isoform X1: MEAYLRKRVFLLLVSWIWVPLAVLGGTGNNTTNATAPLSSFSRPKVVNVGALFTANSVIGRSAEPALVAAINDVNSDYSILRGTKLNLIFQDTNCSGFVGTVDALQLMEKEVIAAIGPQSSGIAHVISHVMNELQVPLLSFATDPTLSSLQYSYFLRTVPNDHFQMHAIADVVDYFGWKEVIAIFVDDDNGRNGISVLGDALAKKRAKLTYKAAFSPEANSSEIDDLLVSVNLMEARVFVVHVNPDTGLSIFSKAKNLGMMVGGYVWITTDWLPSFLDSSDSVNPETMDLIQGVVALRHHTADSDQKKKFASRWKNFKNVETSSFNSYALYAYDTIWLLARALDLYFKNGGKITFSDDPRLRDTNGSALHLSSMQVFDQGQKLFQTLIGMNFTGLSGQIQFDSEKNLGRPAYDVLNIGGTGSRTVGYWSNYSSLSVVPPEILYSKPPNTSTSTQHLYNVIWPGEMVTQPRGWVFPHNGKPLRIVVPYRVTFKEFVHKDKGPSGVKGYCIDVFEAAIDLLPYAVPHVYILYGDGQRNPSFKNLVNDVVANKYDAAVGDVTITTNRTRIVDFTQPYMESGLVVVAPIKELKSSAWAFLQPFTLQMWCVTGVFFLFVGTVVWILEHRHNPEFRGSPRQQLVTVFWFSFSTMFFAHRENTMSTLGRLVLIFWLFVVLIINSSYTASLTSILTVRQLSSGIQGIDSLIASSDPIGVQDGSFAYSYLIEELGVLESRLRILKTEDEYTSALEKGPQGGGVAGIVDELPYVELFLSNSNCVFRTVGQEFTKGGWGFAFQRDSPLAVDLSTAILQLSENGELQRIHDKWLSKKVCSSQSNQADDSQLSLKSFWGLFLICAVACFLALVAFFYRVYCQFRRYDPEPEDQEISEPESVRPSRRTLRSVSFRDLMTFVDRRESEIKDILKRKSIDSKKHQGQSSDAQPSSPV
- the LOC101252791 gene encoding glutamate receptor 3.4 isoform X2; the protein is MLMEKEVIAAIGPQSSGIAHVISHVMNELQVPLLSFATDPTLSSLQYSYFLRTVPNDHFQMHAIADVVDYFGWKEVIAIFVDDDNGRNGISVLGDALAKKRAKLTYKAAFSPEANSSEIDDLLVSVNLMEARVFVVHVNPDTGLSIFSKAKNLGMMVGGYVWITTDWLPSFLDSSDSVNPETMDLIQGVVALRHHTADSDQKKKFASRWKNFKNVETSSFNSYALYAYDTIWLLARALDLYFKNGGKITFSDDPRLRDTNGSALHLSSMQVFDQGQKLFQTLIGMNFTGLSGQIQFDSEKNLGRPAYDVLNIGGTGSRTVGYWSNYSSLSVVPPEILYSKPPNTSTSTQHLYNVIWPGEMVTQPRGWVFPHNGKPLRIVVPYRVTFKEFVHKDKGPSGVKGYCIDVFEAAIDLLPYAVPHVYILYGDGQRNPSFKNLVNDVVANKYDAAVGDVTITTNRTRIVDFTQPYMESGLVVVAPIKELKSSAWAFLQPFTLQMWCVTGVFFLFVGTVVWILEHRHNPEFRGSPRQQLVTVFWFSFSTMFFAHRENTMSTLGRLVLIFWLFVVLIINSSYTASLTSILTVRQLSSGIQGIDSLIASSDPIGVQDGSFAYSYLIEELGVLESRLRILKTEDEYTSALEKGPQGGGVAGIVDELPYVELFLSNSNCVFRTVGQEFTKGGWGFAFQRDSPLAVDLSTAILQLSENGELQRIHDKWLSKKVCSSQSNQADDSQLSLKSFWGLFLICAVACFLALVAFFYRVYCQFRRYDPEPEDQEISEPESVRPSRRTLRSVSFRDLMTFVDRRESEIKDILKRKSIDSKKHQGQSSDAQPSSPV
- the LOC101252791 gene encoding glutamate receptor 3.4 isoform X3 translates to MEKEVIAAIGPQSSGIAHVISHVMNELQVPLLSFATDPTLSSLQYSYFLRTVPNDHFQMHAIADVVDYFGWKEVIAIFVDDDNGRNGISVLGDALAKKRAKLTYKAAFSPEANSSEIDDLLVSVNLMEARVFVVHVNPDTGLSIFSKAKNLGMMVGGYVWITTDWLPSFLDSSDSVNPETMDLIQGVVALRHHTADSDQKKKFASRWKNFKNVETSSFNSYALYAYDTIWLLARALDLYFKNGGKITFSDDPRLRDTNGSALHLSSMQVFDQGQKLFQTLIGMNFTGLSGQIQFDSEKNLGRPAYDVLNIGGTGSRTVGYWSNYSSLSVVPPEILYSKPPNTSTSTQHLYNVIWPGEMVTQPRGWVFPHNGKPLRIVVPYRVTFKEFVHKDKGPSGVKGYCIDVFEAAIDLLPYAVPHVYILYGDGQRNPSFKNLVNDVVANKYDAAVGDVTITTNRTRIVDFTQPYMESGLVVVAPIKELKSSAWAFLQPFTLQMWCVTGVFFLFVGTVVWILEHRHNPEFRGSPRQQLVTVFWFSFSTMFFAHRENTMSTLGRLVLIFWLFVVLIINSSYTASLTSILTVRQLSSGIQGIDSLIASSDPIGVQDGSFAYSYLIEELGVLESRLRILKTEDEYTSALEKGPQGGGVAGIVDELPYVELFLSNSNCVFRTVGQEFTKGGWGFAFQRDSPLAVDLSTAILQLSENGELQRIHDKWLSKKVCSSQSNQADDSQLSLKSFWGLFLICAVACFLALVAFFYRVYCQFRRYDPEPEDQEISEPESVRPSRRTLRSVSFRDLMTFVDRRESEIKDILKRKSIDSKKHQGQSSDAQPSSPV
- the LOC101248991 gene encoding septum-promoting GTP-binding protein 1 — encoded protein: MRKCILLCYRRMFKLNKKRKIICRVASLQKYVKSFWNKIVGCCIGYKSIKYRKLSHRHHSSSINTTTTATPSPSGRAVSATLEDLVALKICLLGDNQIGKTSFLTKYVGKESTSTTGLNQMDKILCVKGARISYTLWEVQGDVSASTQISTACKDSVAILFMFDLTSRRTLKSVISWYQQARQWNQTAIPVLIGTKFDDFVQLPLDVQWTIANQARAYAKALNATLFFSSATYNINVNKIFKFITAKLFNLPWTMERNLTIGEPIIDF